The Vibrio rhizosphaerae genome includes a region encoding these proteins:
- the viaA gene encoding ATPase RavA stimulator ViaA, producing the protein MLGVDGLNLAMMIADSGLIDTAVNELMDNIQLLIAVENRGVNTSVQNHLLKWRGQVKKRMTNVCETDRFQQELALYQEVIHWDEKTFFQKIPEVLQRLEWHSAFYTTARQLCEQKKNFSNPMFPRYFCDQWYNSLSNALKQAQVMELEANKDKVLDDLYQRIETLRSMDQVADTDDVQSIHRLWNMAAAKLSKVDLTVMKKHAEFLKKHKEIQQIAESLGRMASEVDDPDLQQASVETPQLVEEQSDQATDDIVGVHQSDDLNKILPNEMLFLAHPELEVIFYKHLIDKRLLNYRMQGKSRTLSKVTTSKPANAQVDIEKGPFVVCIDASGSMNGFPEQCAKAVAYALMQIALADNRDCYVVIFSTQIITYQLTKQDGLREVCDFLSYTFKGGTDLELALSESIQMMHTDRYKNADLVVISDFMAPKPSQELNEAINTLKAQHNRFHAISLSRYGNPQLMEIFDYSWRYYPGILGRLIKSRSSVR; encoded by the coding sequence GCGGTGAATGAACTGATGGACAACATTCAATTGCTGATCGCCGTTGAAAACCGGGGGGTGAACACTTCGGTCCAGAATCATTTGCTCAAGTGGCGTGGTCAGGTGAAGAAGAGAATGACCAATGTTTGTGAAACGGATCGATTTCAGCAGGAGCTGGCGTTATATCAGGAAGTGATTCATTGGGATGAAAAGACATTTTTTCAGAAAATCCCGGAAGTGTTACAACGACTAGAATGGCATTCTGCATTTTATACAACTGCCCGTCAGTTATGTGAGCAAAAGAAAAATTTCAGTAATCCAATGTTCCCGCGTTACTTTTGCGATCAATGGTATAACAGTTTATCCAATGCGCTCAAACAAGCGCAAGTGATGGAGCTGGAAGCCAATAAAGATAAGGTATTGGACGACTTATATCAGCGGATTGAAACTCTGCGTTCAATGGATCAAGTCGCGGATACCGACGATGTGCAAAGTATCCACCGTCTGTGGAATATGGCTGCGGCCAAACTCAGTAAAGTTGACCTGACGGTGATGAAAAAACATGCCGAATTTCTTAAAAAGCATAAGGAAATTCAACAAATTGCTGAAAGTCTCGGTCGTATGGCCAGTGAGGTGGATGATCCCGACCTTCAACAGGCCAGTGTTGAAACACCACAGTTGGTTGAAGAGCAGTCCGATCAGGCGACAGATGATATTGTCGGAGTGCACCAGAGTGATGACCTGAATAAAATTCTTCCAAATGAGATGTTGTTTCTGGCACATCCTGAGCTCGAAGTCATTTTTTATAAGCATTTAATTGATAAACGGCTGTTGAACTATCGCATGCAGGGTAAATCACGGACCTTATCTAAAGTGACCACGTCAAAACCAGCCAATGCGCAGGTGGATATTGAAAAAGGACCTTTTGTGGTCTGTATTGATGCATCCGGTTCTATGAATGGGTTTCCGGAGCAGTGTGCCAAAGCGGTTGCCTACGCTTTAATGCAGATTGCTCTGGCAGATAACCGCGACTGCTACGTTGTTATTTTCTCAACACAGATCATTACCTATCAATTAACTAAGCAAGATGGGTTAAGAGAAGTCTGTGATTTTCTAAGTTATACCTTTAAAGGCGGAACAGATCTGGAACTGGCATTATCGGAATCGATTCAAATGATGCACACTGATCGGTATAAAAATGCGGATTTAGTGGTTATATCTGATTTTATGGCTCCCAAGCCTTCGCAAGAATTAAATGAAGCGATCAATACACTGAAAGCGCAGCATAACCGTTTTCATGCCATTAGCCTGTCTCGTTACGGGAACCCACAATTAATGGAAATATTTGATTATAGCTGGCGTTATTATCCCGGTATCCTCGGGCGATTAATAAAAAGTCGTTCGTCGGTTCGATAA
- a CDS encoding MipA/OmpV family protein, giving the protein MSNSCLKKVLCIIPASCLIAFPGYSAAEDGLSLGLGVAYSKSVYKDYDENVVPLPLVNYDNNVFFVHGLSAGAYLYQDEWNVVQASVSYYAQSFDPDDANNSQMKLLDKRDGTAMGSIAYTYRSPFGNITSSLAIDILDETDGGMLASAQYNYPIPFTQQLVVIPEAGITYTNSDLNQHYYGVSASESARSGLTAYNPGSAITPYFGVTLKYSVSDTLGAFISSRYQMQPDEVQDSPMVASSHSVLTTAGISYQF; this is encoded by the coding sequence ATGTCAAACTCATGTTTAAAAAAGGTTTTATGCATTATCCCAGCGTCATGCTTAATTGCTTTTCCGGGATATTCTGCCGCAGAAGATGGACTTTCACTCGGCCTTGGTGTCGCATATTCAAAATCAGTATATAAAGATTATGATGAAAACGTCGTTCCGCTACCGCTAGTCAACTACGATAACAATGTTTTCTTTGTTCATGGTCTGTCAGCCGGGGCTTATTTATATCAGGATGAATGGAATGTGGTACAAGCCTCTGTTTCTTACTATGCTCAGTCATTCGATCCTGATGATGCCAACAACAGTCAAATGAAGTTGTTGGATAAAAGAGACGGCACGGCGATGGGCTCAATTGCTTATACCTATCGTTCACCGTTCGGAAATATCACTTCCTCTCTTGCAATTGATATTCTTGATGAAACCGACGGCGGCATGCTTGCTTCTGCACAATATAATTATCCAATACCGTTCACCCAACAATTAGTCGTTATTCCTGAAGCGGGTATCACATATACTAATAGTGACTTAAATCAGCATTATTATGGCGTGAGTGCGAGCGAATCGGCACGGAGTGGATTAACAGCTTATAATCCCGGCAGTGCTATAACGCCTTATTTCGGGGTAACATTAAAATATAGTGTCTCTGATACGTTAGGCGCATTTATTTCCAGCCGCTATCAGATGCAACCAGACGAAGTTCAAGATAGTCCGATGGTCGCCTCTAGCCACTCGGTTCTAACGACAGCCGGTATTTCTTATCAGTTTTAA
- a CDS encoding acetate uptake transporter — translation MSMKLANPAPLGLMGFGMTTVLLNIHNAGFFPLDSMILAMGIFYGGLSQVIVGIMCFKRGDTFGTTAFTSYGLFWLTLVGLIVMPKMGLPASPAHFMGCYLALWGIFTGFMFIGSLCYPVAKQVVFGSLTVLFALLAIRDFSGNETIGIIAGFEGIFCGASAIYFAMAQVLNHEYGRVILPVGDKRKVSVQPAVA, via the coding sequence ATGTCAATGAAATTAGCCAACCCTGCCCCTCTCGGTTTAATGGGGTTTGGGATGACCACTGTATTGCTCAATATCCACAATGCCGGTTTTTTTCCTCTCGATTCAATGATTCTCGCCATGGGGATATTTTACGGCGGTCTCAGTCAAGTGATTGTCGGCATCATGTGTTTTAAACGCGGCGATACATTCGGTACCACCGCTTTCACATCTTATGGCTTATTCTGGTTAACCTTGGTTGGCCTGATAGTGATGCCGAAGATGGGCCTGCCGGCCAGTCCTGCTCATTTTATGGGATGCTATCTCGCATTATGGGGAATCTTCACCGGATTTATGTTTATTGGCTCGTTATGCTATCCAGTCGCCAAGCAAGTGGTATTCGGCTCTCTGACCGTTCTGTTTGCACTGCTGGCAATCCGCGATTTCTCAGGGAATGAAACCATTGGGATCATCGCCGGTTTTGAAGGTATCTTCTGTGGTGCAAGCGCCATCTACTTTGCGATGGCACAAGTGCTGAACCATGAATATGGTCGCGTTATTTTACCCGTCGGTGATAAGCGCAAAGTCAGTGTTCAACCCGCCGTTGCTTAA
- the yghU gene encoding glutathione-dependent disulfide-bond oxidoreductase, giving the protein MSDKQYVPPKVWKNEPSSGNQWANINRPEAGARFDRELPVGEHPFQLYSLGTPNGQKVTILFEELLALGIKDAEYDAHLINIGDSDQFSSGFVAVNPNSKIPALVDQSGDAPINVFESASILVHLAEKFGHFLPASGPARTQTFNWLFWAQGSAPFLGGGFGHFYAYADEKQEYPINRFAMEVKRQLDVLDKQLAKNSYVAGEAYTIADMAIWPWYGNLVLGRAYDAAEFLQVHTYEHVVRWAKQIEAREPVQRGRIVNRTMGEAWEQVAERHSAEDIDKALKLKP; this is encoded by the coding sequence ATGAGCGACAAACAATATGTACCGCCAAAAGTCTGGAAGAATGAGCCAAGTTCAGGCAATCAATGGGCGAATATTAATCGTCCGGAAGCTGGCGCAAGATTTGACAGAGAGCTGCCTGTTGGGGAGCATCCGTTTCAACTTTATTCACTCGGGACACCCAACGGCCAAAAAGTGACAATCTTGTTTGAAGAACTTTTAGCATTGGGAATCAAAGACGCTGAATACGACGCTCATCTCATTAATATTGGAGATTCTGATCAATTTTCATCAGGATTTGTTGCGGTAAATCCCAACTCAAAAATTCCTGCTTTAGTTGATCAATCTGGAGATGCACCGATCAACGTGTTTGAATCGGCGTCAATTCTGGTTCATTTGGCTGAAAAGTTTGGCCATTTCTTACCGGCCAGTGGCCCGGCAAGAACCCAAACCTTTAACTGGTTGTTCTGGGCGCAGGGCTCAGCACCATTTTTAGGCGGTGGTTTTGGTCATTTCTACGCTTATGCCGATGAAAAGCAAGAATACCCGATTAACCGTTTCGCAATGGAAGTGAAACGTCAGCTAGATGTGTTAGATAAGCAACTCGCCAAGAACAGCTACGTGGCAGGTGAAGCATATACAATTGCGGATATGGCCATCTGGCCTTGGTATGGCAACCTTGTCCTTGGTCGGGCATACGACGCCGCTGAGTTTTTACAGGTTCATACCTACGAGCATGTTGTCCGTTGGGCAAAACAGATTGAAGCGCGTGAACCCGTACAACGAGGTCGCATCGTCAATCGTACGATGGGTGAAGCATGGGAACAGGTCGCAGAAAGACACAGCGCTGAAGATATCGACAAAGCACTTAAACTAAAACCATAA
- a CDS encoding lipase family protein, producing MKPLKRYQYEHYAVLCRLAYPRIFRHTRYGFDPNGQRIIRDRYGKTMIRVLWSRKKDEVVVVFKGSHSVSDWILNLALWMKDCRSIGLPYHIHAGLYYLLLQESQPARNEDKLGISVLERLETILLPLIEQGKRVVLTGHSSGGSMACVVADYLERRAPKSIKRVVTFGQPAVGNWHFYRRYTLKHKTYRICCDIDIVTFLPPLPFIYWHVGKLLWLYNGRIYENTPTLIRLGRSLLSWLIRPFSYHLMSKYIRNKDFFDER from the coding sequence TTGAAACCACTCAAACGATATCAGTACGAACATTATGCCGTACTCTGTAGACTTGCCTACCCTCGCATATTTCGGCATACCCGTTATGGCTTTGACCCTAACGGACAACGCATCATCCGGGATCGATACGGTAAGACAATGATTCGGGTGCTGTGGAGCCGCAAAAAAGATGAAGTGGTGGTTGTATTCAAAGGCTCTCATTCTGTCAGTGACTGGATATTGAATCTTGCTTTATGGATGAAAGACTGTCGGTCGATCGGACTGCCTTATCATATTCATGCCGGCTTATACTATCTGTTACTTCAGGAAAGCCAGCCGGCTCGTAATGAAGATAAACTCGGCATCAGTGTACTGGAAAGACTGGAAACCATTCTGTTACCGCTAATTGAGCAAGGAAAGCGCGTCGTATTGACCGGTCATTCGTCCGGCGGTTCAATGGCATGTGTCGTTGCAGACTATCTCGAACGCAGAGCCCCCAAAAGTATTAAACGTGTGGTCACTTTTGGCCAGCCCGCTGTCGGCAACTGGCACTTCTACAGGCGATATACCCTAAAGCATAAAACTTATCGTATCTGCTGCGACATCGATATTGTGACCTTTCTACCGCCACTCCCGTTCATCTACTGGCACGTCGGTAAATTGCTCTGGCTCTATAACGGGCGAATTTACGAAAATACACCGACCTTAATTCGACTCGGTCGTTCACTGCTCAGTTGGTTGATCCGTCCGTTTTCTTATCATTTGATGAGTAAGTATATCCGCAATAAAGATTTTTTTGACGAACGCTGA